Proteins encoded together in one Streptomyces umbrinus window:
- a CDS encoding NAD-glutamate dehydrogenase gives MQTKLDEAKAELLERAARVAENSPVGGILHLPTGKTGASAPDQDTLLAFLQRYYLHTAPEDLTDRDPDDVFGAAFSHYRLAENRPQGTANVRVHTPTVEENGWTCSHSVVEVVTDDMPFLVDSVTNELSRQGRGIHVVIHPQVIVRRDLTGKLIEVLKTRPTGDLPHDAFVESWIHVEIDRETDRADLKQITADLVRVLSDAREAVEDWEKMRDSALRIADELPTEPTADDLRDQEVEEARELLRWLADDHFTFLGYREYELREDDSLAAVPGTGLGILRSDPHHATDESHPVSPSFERLPADARAKAREHKLLVLTKANSRATVHRPSYLDYVGVKKFDQDGNVIGERRFLGLFSSAAYTESVRRVPVVRRKVEEVLKGAGFSPNSHDGRDLLQILETYPRDELFQTPPDELRSIVTSVLYLQERRRLRLYLRQDEYGRYYSALVYLPRDRYTTGVRLRIIDILKEELGGISVDFTAWNTESILSRLHFVVRVPQGTELPQLSDADKDRIEARLVEAARSWADGFAEALNAECGEERAAELLRRYGNAIPEGYKADHNPRTAVADLVHLEQLGNGKNFALSLYEPVGAAPGERRFKIYRTGESVSLSAVLPVLTRLGVEVTDERPYELRCSDRASAWIYDFGLRLPKTGSGNGDHLGDDGRERFQEAFSATWTGQAENDGFNSLVLSAGLNWRQAMVLRAYAKYLRQAGSTFSQDYMEDTLRNNVHTTRLLISLFEARMSPDRQRAGLELTDALLEELDAALDQVASLDEDRILRSFLTVIKATLRTNFFQEAGGGEPHTYVSMKFDPQAIPDLPAPRPAYEIWVYSPRVEGVHLRFGKVARGGLRWSDRREDFRTEILGLVKAQMVKNTVIVPVGAKGGFVAKQLPDPAVDRDAWLAEGIRSYKTFISALLDITDNMVAGEVVPPADVVRHDEDDTYLVVAADKGTATFSDIANGVAESYNFWLGDAFASGGSAGYDHKKMGITARGAWESVKRHFRELAVNTQTEDFTVVGVGDMSGDVFGNGMLLSEHIRVVAAFDHRHIFIDPNPDAATSYAERRRLFELPRSSWEEYDRTLLSQGGGIFPRTAKAIQLNSHIREALGIEGNIAKMTPADLMRAILKAPVDLLWNGGIGTYVKASTESHADVGDKANDAIRVDGADLRVKVVGEGGNLGLTQLGRIEFAQAGGKVNTDAIDNSAGVDTSDHEVNIKILLNTVVADGDMTVKQRNKLLAQMTDEVGALVLRNNYAQNTALANALAQSKDMLHAQQRFMRHLVREGHLNRALEFLPTDRQIRERLGTGQGLTSPETAVLLAYTKITVSDELLHTSLPDDVYLRSLLHAYFPTALREQFIEQIDNHPLSREIVTTVLVNDTVNTGGTSFLHRLREETGASLEEIVRAQTAARAIFNSSEVWDAVEALDNTVDAGVQTRIRLHSRRLVERGTRWLLNNRPQPLQLAETIDSFREGVTRVWAELPKLLRGADLEWYQQIYDELSGAGVPDELAQRVAGFSSAFPSLDIVAVGDRMGKDPMDVAEVYYDLADRLRITQLMDRIIELPRADRWQSMARASIREDLYAAHAALTADVLAVGNGGSTPEQRYKAWEEKNTAILTRARTTLEEIQGSEAFDLANLSVAMRTMRTMLRTRS, from the coding sequence ATGCAGACCAAGCTGGACGAAGCCAAGGCCGAGCTGCTCGAACGGGCCGCCCGGGTAGCTGAGAACAGCCCGGTCGGGGGGATTCTTCACCTGCCGACCGGGAAGACGGGCGCGAGCGCTCCCGACCAGGACACCCTGCTCGCGTTCCTCCAGCGCTACTACCTGCACACCGCCCCCGAAGACCTCACCGACCGAGACCCGGACGACGTCTTCGGAGCCGCCTTCTCGCACTACCGGCTGGCCGAGAACCGACCTCAGGGCACGGCCAACGTAAGAGTCCACACCCCGACGGTCGAGGAGAACGGCTGGACCTGCAGCCACTCCGTCGTCGAGGTCGTCACGGACGACATGCCCTTCCTCGTCGACTCCGTGACCAACGAGCTGTCCCGGCAGGGGCGCGGGATCCATGTCGTCATCCACCCGCAGGTCATCGTGCGGCGTGACCTCACCGGCAAGCTCATCGAGGTCCTGAAGACCCGGCCCACCGGCGACCTGCCCCACGACGCCTTCGTCGAGTCCTGGATCCACGTCGAGATCGACCGCGAGACCGACCGCGCCGATCTGAAGCAGATCACCGCCGACCTGGTGCGCGTCCTGTCCGACGCCCGTGAGGCCGTCGAGGACTGGGAGAAGATGCGCGACTCCGCGCTGCGCATCGCCGACGAGCTGCCCACCGAGCCGACCGCCGACGACCTGCGCGACCAGGAGGTGGAGGAGGCCCGTGAGCTGCTGCGCTGGCTCGCGGACGACCACTTCACCTTCCTCGGCTACCGGGAGTACGAGCTGCGCGAGGACGACTCGCTCGCCGCCGTTCCCGGCACCGGACTCGGCATCCTTCGCTCCGATCCGCACCACGCGACCGACGAGAGCCACCCGGTCAGCCCGTCCTTCGAGCGGCTGCCCGCCGACGCCCGCGCCAAGGCCCGTGAGCACAAGCTCCTGGTCCTCACCAAGGCCAACAGCCGTGCCACCGTGCACCGCCCCTCCTACCTCGACTACGTCGGCGTGAAGAAGTTCGACCAGGACGGCAACGTCATCGGCGAGCGCCGTTTTCTAGGCCTCTTCTCCTCCGCCGCGTACACCGAGTCCGTACGCCGCGTCCCCGTCGTCCGGCGCAAGGTCGAGGAGGTCCTCAAGGGCGCGGGCTTCTCGCCCAACAGCCACGACGGGCGCGACCTCCTCCAGATCCTGGAGACGTACCCGCGCGACGAGCTCTTCCAGACCCCGCCCGACGAGCTGCGGTCGATCGTCACCTCCGTCCTGTACCTCCAGGAGCGGCGGCGCCTGCGGCTCTACCTGCGGCAGGACGAGTACGGGCGCTACTACTCGGCGCTCGTCTACCTCCCGCGCGACCGCTACACCACCGGCGTACGCCTGCGGATCATCGACATCCTGAAGGAGGAGCTCGGCGGCATCAGCGTCGACTTCACCGCCTGGAACACCGAGTCGATCCTCTCCCGGCTGCACTTCGTGGTCCGGGTCCCGCAGGGCACCGAACTGCCGCAGCTCAGCGACGCCGACAAGGACCGCATCGAGGCGCGGCTCGTCGAGGCCGCCCGCTCCTGGGCCGACGGTTTCGCCGAGGCACTGAACGCGGAGTGCGGCGAGGAGCGCGCCGCCGAACTGCTGCGCCGGTACGGCAACGCCATCCCCGAGGGCTACAAGGCCGACCACAACCCGCGCACCGCGGTCGCCGACCTGGTCCACCTGGAGCAGCTCGGCAACGGCAAGAACTTCGCGCTCAGCCTGTACGAGCCGGTGGGGGCCGCCCCCGGCGAGCGCCGTTTCAAGATCTACCGCACCGGGGAGTCGGTCTCCCTCTCCGCCGTCCTGCCGGTCCTCACCCGGCTCGGCGTCGAGGTCACCGACGAGCGCCCGTACGAGCTGCGCTGCTCGGACCGCGCGTCCGCGTGGATCTACGACTTCGGCCTGCGCCTGCCCAAGACGGGCAGCGGCAACGGCGACCACCTCGGTGACGACGGCCGTGAGCGGTTCCAGGAGGCCTTCTCGGCGACCTGGACCGGGCAGGCCGAGAACGACGGCTTCAACTCCCTCGTCCTGAGCGCCGGGCTGAACTGGCGGCAGGCGATGGTGCTGCGCGCGTACGCCAAGTACCTGCGGCAGGCCGGTTCGACGTTCAGCCAGGACTACATGGAGGACACCCTCCGCAACAACGTCCACACCACCCGGCTGCTCATCTCGCTGTTCGAGGCGCGGATGTCCCCGGACCGCCAGCGCGCCGGCCTCGAACTGACCGACGCCCTCCTGGAGGAGCTGGACGCAGCCCTCGACCAGGTGGCGAGCCTCGACGAGGACCGGATCCTCCGCTCCTTCCTCACCGTCATCAAGGCGACCCTGCGCACGAACTTCTTCCAGGAGGCGGGCGGCGGCGAGCCGCACACCTACGTCTCCATGAAGTTCGACCCGCAGGCCATCCCGGACCTGCCGGCGCCACGTCCGGCGTACGAGATCTGGGTGTACTCGCCGCGCGTCGAGGGCGTCCACCTCAGGTTCGGCAAGGTCGCGCGAGGCGGTCTGCGCTGGTCCGACCGGCGTGAGGACTTCCGGACCGAGATCCTCGGCCTGGTCAAGGCACAGATGGTCAAGAACACCGTCATCGTGCCCGTCGGCGCCAAGGGCGGCTTCGTCGCCAAGCAGCTGCCCGACCCGGCCGTGGACCGCGACGCCTGGCTGGCCGAGGGCATCCGCAGCTACAAGACCTTCATCTCGGCGCTGCTCGACATCACCGACAACATGGTGGCCGGCGAGGTCGTACCGCCCGCCGACGTCGTACGGCACGACGAGGACGACACCTACCTCGTCGTCGCCGCGGACAAGGGCACAGCGACGTTCTCCGACATCGCCAACGGCGTCGCGGAGAGCTACAACTTCTGGCTCGGGGACGCCTTCGCCTCCGGCGGTTCGGCCGGCTACGACCACAAGAAGATGGGCATCACCGCCCGAGGCGCCTGGGAGTCCGTCAAGCGGCACTTCCGGGAGCTGGCCGTCAACACGCAGACCGAGGACTTCACGGTCGTCGGCGTGGGCGACATGTCCGGTGACGTGTTCGGCAACGGCATGCTGCTCAGCGAGCACATCCGGGTGGTCGCCGCCTTCGACCACCGGCACATCTTCATCGACCCGAACCCGGACGCGGCCACCTCGTACGCCGAGCGCCGTCGCCTCTTCGAGCTGCCACGCTCCTCCTGGGAGGAGTACGACAGGACACTGCTGTCGCAGGGCGGCGGCATCTTCCCCCGTACGGCCAAGGCCATCCAGCTCAACAGCCACATCCGTGAAGCCCTCGGCATCGAGGGCAACATCGCCAAGATGACCCCCGCCGACCTGATGCGGGCGATCCTCAAGGCGCCGGTCGACCTGTTGTGGAACGGCGGCATCGGTACGTACGTGAAGGCGTCGACCGAGTCGCACGCGGACGTCGGCGACAAGGCCAACGACGCGATCCGCGTGGACGGCGCCGACCTGAGGGTCAAGGTCGTCGGCGAGGGCGGCAACCTCGGCCTCACCCAGCTCGGCCGCATCGAGTTCGCGCAGGCCGGCGGCAAGGTCAACACGGATGCCATCGACAACAGCGCGGGCGTGGACACCTCCGACCACGAGGTGAACATCAAGATCCTGCTCAACACGGTCGTCGCGGACGGCGACATGACCGTCAAGCAGCGCAACAAGCTGCTCGCCCAGATGACCGACGAGGTCGGCGCGCTCGTCCTGCGCAACAACTACGCGCAGAACACGGCCCTGGCGAACGCGCTCGCCCAGTCCAAGGACATGCTCCACGCCCAGCAGCGCTTCATGCGCCACCTGGTCCGCGAGGGCCATCTGAACCGGGCGCTGGAGTTCCTGCCGACCGACCGGCAGATCCGGGAGCGGCTCGGCACCGGGCAGGGCCTGACCTCGCCGGAGACGGCCGTCCTCCTCGCGTACACGAAGATCACGGTCTCCGACGAGCTGCTGCACACGTCGCTGCCCGACGATGTGTATCTGCGGAGCCTGCTGCACGCGTACTTCCCGACCGCGCTGCGCGAGCAGTTCATCGAGCAGATCGACAACCATCCGCTGTCGCGCGAGATCGTCACGACCGTGCTGGTCAACGACACGGTCAACACCGGTGGTACGAGCTTCCTGCACCGGCTCCGCGAGGAGACCGGGGCCTCGCTGGAGGAGATCGTCAGGGCGCAGACCGCGGCCCGTGCGATCTTCAACTCCAGCGAGGTGTGGGACGCCGTCGAGGCGCTCGACAACACGGTCGACGCGGGTGTCCAGACCCGGATCCGGCTGCACTCGCGGCGGCTCGTTGAGCGGGGGACGCGGTGGTTGCTCAACAACCGGCCGCAGCCGTTGCAGCTCGCCGAGACGATCGACTCCTTCCGGGAAGGGGTCACGCGGGTCTGGGCCGAGCTGCCCAAGCTGCTGCGGGGCGCGGATCTGGAGTGGTATCAGCAGATCTACGACGAGCTGTCCGGGGCCGGGGTGCCCGACGAGCTCGCCCAGCGGGTGGCCGGGTTCTCGTCCGCCTTCCCGTCGCTCGACATCGTGGCGGTGGGGGACCGGATGGGCAAGGACCCGATGGACGTCGCGGAGGTCTACTACGACCTCGCCGACCGTCTGCGGATCACTCAGCTCATGGATCGCATCATCGAGCTGCCTCGGGCGGATCGGTGGCAGTCCATGGCTCGGGCGTCCATCCGTGAGGACCTGTACGCGGCGCATGCCGCGCTGACCGCGGATGTCCTTGCCGTCGGGAACGGGGGGTCCACGCCTGAGCAGCGGTACAAGGCGTGGGAGGAGAAGAACACGGCGATTCTCACTCGGGCGCGGACGACTCTGGAGGAGATCCAGGGGTCCGAGGCGTTCGATCTCGCGAATCTGTCGGTCGCGATGAGGACGATGCGCACGATGCTGCGTACGCGGTCGTAG